In Bacillus cereus ATCC 14579, a single window of DNA contains:
- a CDS encoding transglycosylase domain-containing protein: MKERVLSRVNYHQKVALNPMTKLFYKAIILLLLLSCTLLFIGNVMIEKSDISKLHVPAKLEVPESLTHAFIATEDKRFYHHNGLDYIAIIRASVENIKAGGVVQGGSTITQQLSKNAFLTNERTFSRKWKEIFYTKKIERTFTKDEILKLYVSNIYYGEGAWGIEKAANLYFGKKVNQLTLAESAMMAAVVKAPAYYSPAQNYDKAVERRNVVLRLMEKEGYISHDEYVQAVSEKLVIRHDIKIEQSMLNSARKKAVS, from the coding sequence ATGAAAGAACGAGTATTATCTAGGGTGAACTATCATCAAAAAGTTGCATTAAATCCAATGACTAAACTTTTTTATAAAGCCATTATATTATTATTATTGTTAAGTTGTACGTTATTATTCATTGGAAATGTAATGATTGAGAAAAGTGATATTAGTAAATTACATGTACCGGCTAAGTTAGAGGTGCCAGAATCATTAACACATGCATTTATTGCGACAGAAGATAAAAGATTTTATCATCATAACGGTTTAGATTATATAGCAATTATTAGGGCCTCTGTTGAGAATATAAAGGCTGGTGGTGTCGTGCAAGGAGGAAGCACAATTACACAGCAGCTATCTAAAAATGCCTTTTTAACGAATGAACGTACATTTTCTCGGAAGTGGAAAGAGATTTTTTATACGAAAAAAATTGAACGCACATTTACGAAGGATGAAATATTAAAATTATATGTAAGTAATATTTATTATGGAGAAGGAGCATGGGGAATTGAAAAAGCAGCAAACCTTTACTTCGGTAAAAAGGTGAACCAATTAACGTTGGCTGAAAGTGCAATGATGGCTGCTGTAGTAAAAGCACCTGCTTATTACTCACCTGCCCAAAATTATGATAAAGCAGTAGAGAGACGTAATGTCGTTTTGAGACTAATGGAGAAAGAAGGCTATATAAGCCATGATGAGTATGTTCAAGCAGTTAGTGAGAAATTGGTAATTCGTCATGATATAAAAATAGAGCAGTCGATGTTAAATAGCGCGCGTAAAAAAGCAGTAAGTTAA
- the trmL gene encoding tRNA (uridine(34)/cytosine(34)/5-carboxymethylaminomethyluridine(34)-2'-O)-methyltransferase TrmL, giving the protein MGVHVVLYQPEIPANTGNIARTCAATGTELHLIRPLGFSTDDKMLKRAGLDYWQHVKITYYDSIEEFYEKNKDGEFFYLTKYGEKAHTAFDYSKREKDYYFVFGRETNGLPANVIEENFDHCLRIPMTDKVRSLNLSNTAAILIYEAFRQQNYPGLDLEIVY; this is encoded by the coding sequence GTGGGAGTACATGTTGTTTTATATCAGCCAGAAATTCCAGCAAATACAGGGAATATTGCTCGTACTTGTGCAGCAACTGGAACAGAATTACATTTGATTAGACCGCTTGGATTTTCAACGGATGATAAAATGTTAAAGCGTGCAGGATTAGATTATTGGCAGCACGTAAAAATTACGTATTATGATTCAATTGAAGAATTTTATGAAAAAAATAAAGACGGTGAATTCTTCTATTTAACAAAGTATGGCGAGAAAGCTCATACAGCGTTTGACTATAGCAAGCGTGAGAAGGATTACTATTTTGTATTTGGAAGAGAAACAAATGGCTTACCAGCTAATGTAATCGAAGAAAACTTTGATCATTGTTTACGTATTCCAATGACAGATAAAGTACGTTCATTAAATTTATCTAATACAGCAGCAATTTTAATTTATGAAGCGTTCCGTCAACAAAATTACCCTGGATTAGATTTAGAAATCGTTTATTAA
- the yhbH gene encoding sporulation protein YhbH, with protein sequence MGEENQPNYTISQENWSLHRKGYDDQQRHQEKVQEAIKNNLPDLVTEESIVMSNGKDVVKIPIRSLDEYKIRYNYDKNKHVGQGNGDSKVGDVVARDGSGGQKQKGPGKGQGAGDAAGEDYYEAEVSILELEQAFFRELELPNLKRKEMDENRIEHVEFNDIRKTGLWGNIDKKRTMISAYKRNAMGGKASFHPIHQEDLKFRTWNEVLKPDSKAVVLAMMDTSGSMGIWEKYMARSFFFWMTRFLRTKYETVDIEFIAHHTEAKVVTEEEFFSKGESGGTICSSVYKKALELIDNKYSPDRYNIYPFHFSDGDNLTSDNARCVKLVEELMKKCNMFGYGEVNQYNRHSTLMSAYKNIKDENFRYYILKQKADVFHAMKSFFREESGEKMA encoded by the coding sequence ATGGGCGAAGAAAATCAACCAAATTATACGATTTCACAGGAAAACTGGTCCCTCCATCGCAAAGGATATGACGACCAACAGCGCCATCAAGAAAAAGTACAAGAGGCAATTAAGAATAATTTACCCGATCTTGTAACAGAAGAAAGTATAGTTATGTCTAATGGCAAGGATGTTGTAAAAATACCAATTCGTTCTCTAGATGAATATAAGATTAGATACAATTATGATAAAAATAAACATGTTGGGCAAGGAAACGGTGACAGCAAAGTTGGTGATGTCGTTGCGAGAGATGGATCAGGTGGTCAAAAACAAAAAGGGCCAGGAAAAGGGCAAGGAGCAGGAGATGCAGCTGGGGAAGATTACTATGAAGCTGAAGTCTCTATTTTAGAATTAGAGCAAGCGTTTTTCAGAGAGTTAGAACTGCCTAATTTAAAGAGAAAAGAAATGGATGAAAACCGGATTGAACATGTTGAATTTAATGACATTAGAAAAACAGGATTATGGGGAAATATCGATAAGAAACGAACAATGATATCCGCATATAAACGAAATGCGATGGGTGGTAAAGCATCTTTTCATCCAATTCATCAAGAAGACTTAAAGTTCCGCACTTGGAATGAAGTATTAAAGCCAGATTCAAAAGCTGTTGTATTAGCGATGATGGATACGAGTGGATCGATGGGAATATGGGAGAAATATATGGCACGTAGCTTCTTTTTCTGGATGACAAGATTTTTACGCACAAAGTATGAAACAGTTGATATTGAATTTATTGCTCATCATACAGAAGCGAAAGTCGTTACAGAAGAAGAATTTTTCTCAAAAGGAGAAAGTGGCGGAACAATATGTTCTTCCGTATATAAAAAAGCATTAGAACTTATCGATAATAAATATTCACCTGACCGCTATAATATTTATCCATTCCATTTTTCAGATGGTGATAATTTAACATCAGATAATGCTAGATGTGTAAAACTTGTTGAAGAGCTAATGAAGAAGTGTAATATGTTTGGGTATGGGGAAGTGAATCAGTACAACCGCCACAGTACACTCATGTCAGCCTATAAAAATATTAAAGATGAAAACTTTAGATACTATATTTTAAAGCAAAAAGCAGACGTATTTCATGCGATGAAAAGCTTTTTTAGAGAAGAATCAGGTGAGAAAATGGCATAA
- a CDS encoding DsbA family protein encodes MKSNKLMALGIVFSIAVLIVIGTIAYSIINDKKDKGNEMFAYSTQQSLGKDDAPVKVVEFGDFKCPACRTWDVTVLPRLKEEYIDKGKVQLYFINFPFIGKDSDLGAAAGEAIYKQDKDSFWIFYDEIYQNQKKDTEEWITEDLLLSIVKEKLPKVDVEQFKKDLHSKDIKEKVSKDSDRAQKLKVQGAPSVYVNGNLANPDFDSMKKAIDKELKK; translated from the coding sequence ATGAAATCAAATAAACTCATGGCTCTTGGTATAGTTTTTTCTATCGCAGTATTGATTGTAATTGGAACAATTGCGTATAGCATCATAAATGACAAAAAAGATAAAGGGAATGAGATGTTTGCTTATTCTACGCAACAATCTTTAGGGAAAGATGATGCTCCAGTTAAGGTAGTTGAATTTGGAGACTTTAAATGTCCTGCTTGTCGTACTTGGGATGTAACAGTATTACCTCGATTAAAAGAAGAGTATATTGATAAAGGCAAAGTGCAGTTATATTTTATTAACTTCCCATTTATCGGAAAAGACTCAGATTTAGGTGCAGCAGCTGGTGAAGCAATTTATAAACAAGATAAAGATTCATTCTGGATTTTCTATGATGAGATTTATCAAAATCAAAAGAAAGATACGGAAGAATGGATTACAGAAGATTTGCTTCTTAGCATTGTGAAAGAGAAACTTCCAAAAGTTGATGTAGAGCAATTTAAGAAAGATTTACACAGTAAAGACATTAAAGAAAAAGTAAGTAAAGATTCAGATCGTGCTCAAAAATTAAAAGTTCAAGGTGCTCCTTCTGTATATGTAAACGGAAATCTTGCAAATCCTGATTTTGATAGTATGAAGAAGGCAATTGATAAAGAATTGAAAAAGTGA
- a CDS encoding PrkA family serine protein kinase yields the protein MDILKKIEQHRAAEERLQWEGTFAEYLELVKERPWVAQTAHSRIYNMIKDAGIEEVDGRRKYNFFSNQLFGLEDALERLVEEYFHPSAKRLDVRKRILLLMGPVSGGKSTLVTMLKRGLETYSRTDRGAIFAIKGCPMHEDPLHLIPHHLRDDFFDEYGVRIEGNLSPLNVMRLEQEYGSRIEDVVVERIFFSEDRRTGIGTFSPSDPKSQDIADLTGSLDFSTIAEYGSESDPRAYRFDGELNKANRGMMEFQEMLKCDEKFLWHLLSLTQEGNFKAGRFALISADELIVAHTNETEYRSFIANKKNEALHSRIIVMPVPYNLRVSEEEHIYEKMIRESDVSNVHIAPHTLRVAAMFTILTRLKDPKRPDIDLIKKMRLYDGETVEGYNAIDVEELQREYQDEGMKGIDPRYVINRISSTIIRKEVPSINALDVLRSLKDGLDQHPSISNEDRERYMNFISLARKEYDEIAKKEVQKAFVYSYEESAKTLMDNYLDNVEAYCNKSKLRDPLTGEEMSPDEKLMRSIEEQIGISENAKKAFREEILIRISAYARKGKRFDYNSHERLREAIQKKLFADLKDIVKITTSTKTPDENQLKKINDVVARLIDEHGYNSSSANELLRYVGSLLNR from the coding sequence ATGGATATTCTAAAAAAGATTGAACAGCATCGAGCAGCAGAAGAACGTTTACAATGGGAAGGTACGTTTGCGGAGTATTTGGAGCTTGTGAAAGAAAGACCATGGGTGGCTCAAACAGCACACTCTCGCATTTACAATATGATAAAAGACGCTGGAATTGAAGAAGTTGATGGTAGAAGAAAGTATAACTTCTTTAGTAATCAGCTCTTTGGATTAGAGGATGCTCTAGAACGTCTTGTAGAGGAATATTTTCATCCATCTGCAAAACGATTAGATGTTAGAAAAAGAATTTTATTATTAATGGGTCCTGTTAGTGGAGGGAAATCAACGTTAGTTACAATGTTGAAACGAGGATTAGAAACATATTCAAGAACAGATCGCGGAGCAATTTTTGCAATTAAAGGATGCCCAATGCACGAGGATCCACTGCATTTAATTCCACATCATTTACGAGATGATTTCTTTGATGAGTATGGGGTTAGAATTGAAGGGAATTTATCACCACTAAATGTCATGCGTTTAGAGCAAGAATACGGATCAAGAATTGAGGATGTAGTTGTAGAGCGTATTTTCTTCTCTGAAGATCGCCGTACAGGGATTGGTACATTTAGCCCGTCTGATCCAAAATCACAGGATATTGCAGATTTAACAGGTAGTCTGGACTTTTCTACGATTGCAGAATATGGTTCAGAATCAGATCCGCGTGCGTATCGATTTGATGGAGAATTAAATAAGGCAAACCGAGGAATGATGGAGTTCCAAGAGATGTTAAAATGCGATGAGAAGTTTTTATGGCACTTATTATCGCTTACGCAAGAAGGGAATTTCAAAGCGGGAAGATTTGCGCTTATTTCAGCAGATGAATTAATTGTAGCGCATACGAATGAAACAGAGTATCGCTCATTTATAGCAAATAAGAAAAATGAAGCATTGCACTCAAGAATTATTGTAATGCCAGTTCCTTATAATTTACGAGTAAGTGAAGAAGAACATATTTATGAAAAAATGATTCGTGAAAGTGATGTATCGAATGTTCACATTGCACCACACACACTTCGCGTTGCAGCAATGTTCACTATTTTAACTCGTTTAAAAGATCCGAAGCGTCCGGATATTGATTTAATTAAAAAGATGCGTTTGTATGATGGAGAAACGGTAGAAGGTTATAATGCGATTGATGTAGAAGAATTACAACGCGAATATCAAGATGAAGGTATGAAGGGTATTGATCCTCGTTATGTCATTAACCGAATTTCGTCTACAATCATTCGAAAAGAGGTACCATCTATTAACGCGTTAGATGTACTTAGATCTTTAAAAGATGGGCTAGATCAGCATCCATCCATTAGTAATGAAGACCGTGAACGTTACATGAACTTCATCTCATTAGCGAGAAAAGAATACGATGAAATCGCGAAGAAAGAAGTACAAAAAGCGTTTGTTTATTCATATGAAGAATCAGCTAAGACGCTTATGGATAATTACTTAGATAACGTTGAGGCGTACTGCAATAAATCGAAATTACGTGATCCGTTAACAGGAGAAGAAATGAGTCCAGATGAAAAATTAATGCGCTCAATTGAAGAGCAAATTGGAATTTCAGAAAATGCTAAGAAAGCGTTCCGTGAAGAGATTTTAATTCGCATTTCTGCTTATGCCCGTAAAGGAAAACGCTTTGATTATAATTCACATGAACGTCTTCGTGAAGCGATTCAGAAAAAACTATTTGCTGATTTAAAAGATATAGTGAAAATTACAACATCAACGAAAACGCCGGACGAAAATCAGCTTAAGAAAATCAATGATGTTGTTGCGCGTTTAATTGATGAGCATGGCTATAATTCTTCTTCAGCAAACGAATTACTACGCTATGTAGGTAGCTTGTTAAACAGATAG
- a CDS encoding NUDIX hydrolase — MEHKTPKHIVAVAGYLTNEKNEVLLTKVHWRADTWELPGGQVEEGEALDQAVCREIKEETGLTVKPIGITGVYYNTSMHILAVVFKVAYISGEIKIQPEEIQEAKFVDLNEENIDEYITRPHMKSRTLDAMRATHFIPYETWEVQPYNLIGRL, encoded by the coding sequence ATGGAACATAAGACACCAAAGCATATCGTTGCTGTAGCAGGTTATTTAACAAATGAAAAAAATGAAGTGTTATTAACAAAAGTGCACTGGCGAGCTGATACGTGGGAGTTGCCAGGAGGACAGGTAGAAGAAGGCGAAGCGCTCGATCAAGCTGTCTGTAGGGAAATAAAAGAGGAAACAGGGTTAACGGTGAAGCCTATCGGAATTACAGGCGTTTATTATAATACTTCTATGCATATTCTAGCTGTCGTTTTTAAAGTAGCATATATAAGTGGTGAAATAAAAATTCAACCTGAAGAAATACAAGAGGCTAAATTTGTTGATTTAAATGAAGAGAACATAGATGAGTATATAACGCGTCCTCATATGAAATCCAGAACGCTTGATGCAATGAGAGCAACACATTTTATTCCGTATGAAACGTGGGAAGTACAGCCGTATAATTTAATAGGAAGATTGTAA
- a CDS encoding amidase domain-containing protein: MVVKTKIENQVQQFLAYITEKRTNVDGIAEDLLQMALRKKQLFQRRSAHIVKATADVSFIRQLNSNDHQEIDYQIHFKYLIKHKELFYIEEEQLKRRVCLNNSRIIGDSAIEVSEEIRMGETLERDITKEKYGSYQYNRLEAVKYAERWWDDRNPMYRNFPDNCTNFISQCLHTGEVPMNGYPNIRKGWWQRENQWSWSWAVAHSFYWYLSGATTGLRAEAVERPEELILGDVIAYDFEDDGRWNHTTIVVAKDADGMPLVNAHSANSRRRYWNYEDSSKYTPQMKYKFFHIING; the protein is encoded by the coding sequence ATGGTTGTAAAAACGAAGATTGAAAACCAAGTACAACAATTTTTAGCATATATAACGGAGAAAAGAACGAATGTGGATGGTATTGCTGAGGATTTACTACAAATGGCACTGAGAAAGAAACAATTGTTTCAAAGGCGTAGTGCACATATAGTGAAAGCAACTGCGGATGTTTCTTTCATTAGACAATTAAATAGTAATGACCATCAAGAAATTGATTATCAAATACATTTTAAATATTTAATTAAGCATAAAGAATTATTTTATATTGAAGAGGAACAATTAAAACGAAGAGTTTGTTTAAATAATAGTCGAATTATAGGCGATTCTGCTATTGAAGTGTCAGAAGAAATTAGAATGGGTGAGACATTAGAAAGGGATATTACGAAAGAGAAGTACGGTTCTTATCAGTATAATCGTTTAGAGGCAGTGAAATATGCAGAGCGTTGGTGGGATGACCGGAATCCTATGTATCGTAATTTCCCTGATAATTGTACGAATTTCATTTCTCAATGTCTTCATACTGGAGAAGTACCTATGAACGGGTATCCTAATATTCGTAAAGGATGGTGGCAAAGGGAGAATCAGTGGAGTTGGAGCTGGGCTGTTGCACATTCTTTTTATTGGTATTTGTCAGGTGCTACAACAGGACTTCGAGCAGAGGCGGTAGAGAGGCCAGAAGAACTTATTCTTGGAGATGTCATTGCTTATGATTTCGAGGATGACGGAAGATGGAATCATACGACGATTGTAGTAGCAAAAGATGCAGATGGTATGCCGCTTGTAAATGCACATTCAGCGAATAGCCGTCGACGTTATTGGAACTATGAAGACTCTAGTAAATATACACCACAAATGAAATATAAATTCTTTCATATTATTAATGGGTAG
- the queG gene encoding tRNA epoxyqueuosine(34) reductase QueG, protein MDFEQLKQDVIAYSKTIGIDKIGFASASPFEELKQRLIQQQQLNYQSGFEEPDIEKRTNPQLLLPGAKSIIAIALAYPSKLKNAPLSKRGERRGIFCRASWGQDYHLVLRDRLQKLEAYLIEKLPDIEVKSMVDTGELSDRAVSERAGIGWSGKNCSIITPEFGSYVYLGEMITNVPFPPDKPIEDQCGGCTKCIDICPTGALIQGGQLDSKKCIAFLTQTKGFLPEEYRDKIGNRIYGCDTCQTVCPKNKGMDFHNHPEMEPDPELVKPLLTPLLTISNRDFKEKYGIMSGSWRGKKPLQRNAILALAHFKEASAIPDLIGVMKDDPRPVLRGTAAWALGKIGGDGVGEAIEKAMEREKDEEVLHEMNRGLELLAQKKE, encoded by the coding sequence GTGGATTTTGAACAATTAAAGCAAGATGTAATTGCGTATAGTAAAACAATTGGCATAGATAAAATAGGCTTTGCGAGCGCTTCTCCTTTTGAGGAATTAAAGCAGCGCTTAATCCAGCAACAACAATTAAATTATCAATCTGGATTTGAAGAGCCTGATATAGAGAAGAGAACGAATCCGCAACTGTTATTACCGGGTGCTAAATCAATTATTGCGATTGCTTTAGCATATCCTTCAAAATTAAAAAATGCACCATTAAGTAAGCGTGGAGAACGCCGTGGGATTTTTTGTCGTGCTTCTTGGGGACAAGATTATCATCTTGTTTTACGAGATCGTTTGCAAAAATTAGAGGCATATTTAATTGAAAAACTTCCCGATATAGAAGTGAAGTCCATGGTTGATACAGGTGAATTAAGTGATCGAGCTGTATCAGAGCGTGCTGGTATTGGATGGAGCGGTAAAAACTGCTCTATTATTACACCTGAATTTGGTTCGTACGTATACTTAGGGGAAATGATTACAAATGTTCCATTCCCGCCAGATAAGCCGATAGAAGATCAATGCGGAGGCTGTACGAAATGTATCGATATTTGCCCTACCGGTGCTTTAATACAGGGGGGACAGTTAGATTCGAAGAAGTGCATTGCGTTTTTAACACAAACGAAAGGATTCCTACCTGAAGAATATCGCGATAAAATAGGAAATCGCATATATGGATGTGATACGTGTCAGACTGTTTGTCCGAAAAACAAAGGAATGGATTTTCATAATCATCCTGAGATGGAGCCGGATCCTGAGCTAGTTAAACCATTATTAACGCCACTTTTAACAATTAGTAATCGTGATTTTAAAGAGAAATATGGGATTATGTCAGGGTCATGGAGAGGGAAAAAACCACTGCAAAGAAATGCGATTTTAGCATTAGCACATTTTAAAGAAGCATCGGCAATTCCAGATTTAATTGGTGTTATGAAAGATGACCCAAGACCGGTACTACGCGGAACGGCAGCATGGGCACTTGGGAAAATTGGCGGAGATGGAGTAGGCGAAGCGATTGAGAAAGCGATGGAACGTGAGAAAGATGAAGAAGTGCTTCATGAAATGAATCGCGGGCTTGAATTGTTAGCACAGAAAAAAGAGTAG
- a CDS encoding sensor domain-containing protein: MKEEYSNQNTFLSMIDMDLIRQGLLHAIQDLVFILKVIDNETFQYMYVNKIGMDYARLSEECYGKTFAEVLPKDIAGILQRQYAKVVREAKAHTFCDVVNLPKGEIHYESSLNPVCDEEGICQFVICITRDITAQIEEKTKIEEKQMLFKSLLEYNNDSIISIDSIGRVTYANPATYEIFGYRYEELNNKFIFEFINKEYEKDFQIIFKGSMQGKAKQIVSKKYVHKEGYELYISLRTIPIIVNGEIVGIYIVTRDVTRQVLNEMRTEYLAYYDQLTGLMNRISCTNKLNTFLNESVNFALVFIDLDEFHRINDTFGHKEGDKVLQKVTECLSNLKIEGMHLFREHDDQFVMLIENIKKEYVEEVAKSILKNISEYFVIEEEDVYLSASIGIVMAPADGEDEKILFQRVDAALEKAKEKGKGHYHFYCSGLDCEREQRFIIENQLHRAIEKNEFFLYYQPQINIETKKIASMEALIRWENKELGFVSPNQFIPLAERTGFIIKLDEWVVNQVCQQLREWLNKGYEVVPIAVNISARHFRSITLIEMITRALNKYNVSAHLLAIEVTEGALIHKDISKRVLLQLKEQNLKIHLDDFGTGYSSLSYLKTYPIDTLKIDRSFMEGIHIDERDTNITAAIIHLAHTLELNIIAEGVEKKEQIQFLKEKNVKLVQGYYYSRPLSKYDMENMYYK; encoded by the coding sequence ATGAAGGAAGAATATAGTAATCAAAATACCTTTTTAAGTATGATAGATATGGATTTAATTAGACAAGGATTATTACATGCTATTCAAGATTTAGTATTCATATTGAAAGTTATTGATAATGAAACGTTTCAATATATGTATGTGAATAAAATAGGAATGGATTATGCTAGGTTAAGCGAAGAGTGCTATGGAAAAACTTTTGCAGAAGTATTACCAAAAGATATAGCGGGGATATTGCAAAGGCAATATGCAAAAGTAGTGAGAGAAGCGAAAGCACACACCTTTTGTGATGTAGTCAATTTACCAAAAGGTGAGATACATTATGAATCTTCACTTAATCCTGTCTGCGACGAAGAAGGAATATGTCAATTTGTTATTTGCATTACAAGAGATATTACAGCTCAAATTGAGGAGAAGACAAAGATAGAGGAAAAACAAATGTTATTTAAGTCGTTACTGGAATATAATAATGACTCAATTATATCTATAGATTCTATAGGGAGAGTTACATATGCAAATCCGGCAACGTATGAAATATTTGGATACCGGTATGAGGAATTAAATAATAAATTTATTTTTGAATTCATTAATAAAGAATATGAAAAAGATTTTCAAATTATATTTAAGGGATCGATGCAAGGAAAAGCAAAACAAATTGTTTCAAAGAAATATGTTCATAAAGAAGGGTACGAGCTATATATTTCTTTGAGAACTATCCCGATTATTGTGAACGGTGAAATTGTTGGGATTTATATTGTTACGAGAGATGTTACAAGGCAAGTATTAAACGAAATGCGAACAGAATATTTAGCTTACTATGACCAGTTAACGGGATTAATGAATAGAATTTCATGTACAAATAAGTTAAATACTTTTTTAAATGAGAGTGTAAATTTTGCGCTTGTATTTATAGATTTAGATGAGTTTCATCGTATTAATGATACATTTGGTCATAAAGAGGGAGATAAAGTATTACAAAAAGTTACAGAATGTTTAAGCAATCTAAAAATAGAAGGTATGCACTTATTTAGAGAACACGATGATCAATTTGTTATGTTGATAGAAAATATAAAGAAAGAATATGTAGAGGAAGTTGCAAAAAGCATACTGAAAAATATTAGTGAATATTTTGTAATCGAAGAAGAAGATGTATATTTAAGTGCATCAATTGGAATTGTAATGGCTCCAGCAGATGGAGAAGATGAAAAAATACTATTTCAGAGGGTCGATGCTGCTTTAGAAAAAGCAAAAGAAAAAGGAAAAGGACATTATCATTTTTATTGTAGTGGATTAGACTGTGAGCGTGAACAAAGGTTTATAATAGAAAACCAGTTACATCGTGCTATAGAAAAAAATGAATTTTTCTTATATTATCAGCCACAAATTAATATTGAAACGAAAAAAATAGCTAGTATGGAAGCTTTAATAAGGTGGGAGAATAAGGAATTAGGATTTGTTTCTCCAAACCAATTTATTCCGTTGGCAGAAAGAACAGGATTTATTATTAAGCTCGATGAATGGGTAGTAAATCAAGTGTGTCAGCAACTGCGCGAATGGTTAAATAAAGGATATGAAGTGGTCCCAATTGCGGTTAATATTTCAGCTAGACACTTTCGTTCTATTACATTAATAGAGATGATTACACGGGCTTTAAATAAGTACAATGTATCAGCTCATTTATTAGCGATAGAGGTTACAGAAGGAGCTCTTATACATAAAGATATATCAAAGAGAGTGTTACTACAATTAAAAGAACAAAATTTAAAGATTCATTTAGATGATTTTGGAACAGGCTATTCATCTTTAAGTTATTTAAAAACATATCCAATTGATACTTTAAAAATTGATCGTTCTTTTATGGAAGGTATACATATAGATGAACGTGATACGAATATTACAGCTGCAATTATTCATTTAGCTCATACTTTAGAATTGAATATAATTGCAGAAGGAGTAGAAAAAAAGGAGCAAATACAGTTTTTGAAAGAAAAGAATGTGAAGCTTGTACAAGGTTATTATTATAGCCGACCACTATCCAAATATGATATGGAAAATATGTATTATAAATAA